CAAGGCCCTTGCCCGCTGGCGTTGGCGCGCCTGACTGATCCTGGCCGCGCTGCGGCACGTTTGCACACCTGACCGTTTGACCCTCAAGCCACGAGGCACCTCATGACCCGCGAAGAATTCCTGCGTTTGGCCGCTGCCGGCTACAACCGTATCCCCTTGGCCTGCGAAACCCTGGCCGACTTCGATACGCCGCTGTCGATCTACCTCAAACTGGCCGACGAACCCAACTCTTACCTGCTCGAATCGGTACAGGGCGGCGAGAAGTGGGGCCGTTACTCGATCATCGGCCTGCCGTGCCGCACCGTGCTGCGTGTGCATGACCATCATGTGAGCATCACCCATGATGGCGTCGAGATCGAAAGCCATGACGTAGAAGACCCACTGGCCTTCGTCGAAACCTTCAAGGCGCGCTACAACGTGCCGACCATTCCCGGCCTGCCGCGTTTTAACGGTGGCCTGGTGGGGTATTTCGGCTACGACTGCGTGCGCTACGTGGAAAAACGCCTGGGCAAATGCCCGAACCCGGACCCGCTGGGCGTGCCGGACATTCTGCTGATGGTCTCCGACGCGGTGGTGGTGTTCGACAACCTCGCCGGCAAGATGCACGCGATTGTCCTCGCCGACCCGTCCCAGGCCGATGCCTTTGAGCAAGGCCAGGCCAGCCTTGAGGCATTGCTGGAAAAACTGCGTCAGCCGATCACCCCACGTCGTGGCCTGGACCTCAGCCGTCCGCCAGCTGCCGACCCGATCTTTCGTTCAAGCTTTACCCAGGATGACTACGAGCGCGCAGTCGACACCATCAAGGAATACATCCTTGCCGGTGACTGCATGCAGGTGGTGCCGTCGCAACGCATGTCCATTGACTTCAAGGCCGCGCCGATCGATCTGTACCGCGCGCTGCGTTGCTTCAACCCGACGCCGTACATGTACTTTTTCAACTTCGGCGACTTCCACGTGGTGGGCAGTTCGCCGGAAGTGCTGGTGCGGGTCGAAGACAACCTGATCACCGTGCGCCCGATCGCCGGTACACGCCCGCGTGGCGCGACCGAAGAAGCCGACCTGGCGCTGGAAGAAGACCTGCTGAGTGACGACAAGGAAATTGCCGAGCACTTGATGCTGATCGACCTGGGCCGCAACGACACCGGGCGGGTGTCGGAAATCGGCTCAGTGAAGCTCACCGAGAAGATGGTCATCGAGCGGTATTCCAACGTGATGCACATTGTGTCCAACGTCACCGGCGAGCTGAAAGCCGGGTTGACCGCGATGGACGCGTTGCGGGCGATTCTGCCGGCGGGCACCTTGTCGGGCGCACCGAAGATTCGCGCGATGGAGATCATCGACGAACTGGAGCCGGTCAAGCGTGGTGTGTATGGCGGCGCCGTGGGTTATTTTGCCTGGAACGGCAATATGGACACCGCGATTGCGATCCGCACCGCCGTGATCAAGGACGGCGAGCTGCATGTGCAGGCCGGTGGCGGGATTGTGGCTGACTCGGTGCCGGCCCTGGAATGGGAAGAAACCCTGAACAAACGCCGCGCGATGTTCCGGGCGGTGGCGTTGGCTGAGCAAACGCCGCAAGCTTGAGATTAGATGTAGATCAAAATGTGGGAGCGGGCTTGCTCGCGAATGAGGAGTGTCAGTCACTGAATGTGTAACTGATAGACCGCATTCGCGAGCAAGCCCGCTCCCACAGTTGTTTTGTGGGGCGTTTAGGATCCGCTTAGAAGTCCAGACTCACCCCAACATTGACGCCTTGCTGGGTAAAGCTGTCATCCTTCCTCACGTTATACGCCGCCCGTAGCGCCAGCTCCTGAGTCAGCTTGTGGCTCACCCCCAAGCTCAACCGATCCGAATTGCTGCGTGGCGTGTAACCGTCCAGCTTGAAGTCGATGCCTGGCACGCTGTTGAGCGAAATCTTTACCTTCTGGGTGTCGTTTTCGAACTCATGCTCGTGGGCCACTTCGCCAAACACTTGGGTCTGCGGCGTAATCCGGTAGCTGCCTTGCAAGCCCATGCCGAGGCGCTTGGAGTCGCGTTGCTGGTCATCGAACGTCAGCGCGGTGGAGCGGTTGTCCTTTTCCGAATAGCCATCGACTTCGACCCGCGAGTAGTCGGCGCTGATGAACGGTGACAGGTGCCAGTCGCTGCCGGCGCCGGCAATGTCGTAGCCCAAGCGGCCGCTCAAGGCCCAGAGCCAACCGTCGGTGTCGCCTTTTTCGCCGCCTTCGCTGACGCC
The window above is part of the Pseudomonas sp. KBS0710 genome. Proteins encoded here:
- the trpE gene encoding anthranilate synthase component I, producing MTREEFLRLAAAGYNRIPLACETLADFDTPLSIYLKLADEPNSYLLESVQGGEKWGRYSIIGLPCRTVLRVHDHHVSITHDGVEIESHDVEDPLAFVETFKARYNVPTIPGLPRFNGGLVGYFGYDCVRYVEKRLGKCPNPDPLGVPDILLMVSDAVVVFDNLAGKMHAIVLADPSQADAFEQGQASLEALLEKLRQPITPRRGLDLSRPPAADPIFRSSFTQDDYERAVDTIKEYILAGDCMQVVPSQRMSIDFKAAPIDLYRALRCFNPTPYMYFFNFGDFHVVGSSPEVLVRVEDNLITVRPIAGTRPRGATEEADLALEEDLLSDDKEIAEHLMLIDLGRNDTGRVSEIGSVKLTEKMVIERYSNVMHIVSNVTGELKAGLTAMDALRAILPAGTLSGAPKIRAMEIIDELEPVKRGVYGGAVGYFAWNGNMDTAIAIRTAVIKDGELHVQAGGGIVADSVPALEWEETLNKRRAMFRAVALAEQTPQA